A window of Spirochaetota bacterium genomic DNA:
CAGTATACAATACATTAACTGCACATGCAGCATTTGCGCGGGGACATGTTGATTGCAAGGAAATCATTCAGGATAATGGTGTTGCAAAAGCCATCCCTATTGTTGAGGTGTATCATCCAAAAGCCCATGTTACTCATGAAGCAGCTATTGGCAGTGTTGATGATAAGCAGCTGCAAACTCTTATGGCACGCGGGCTTAATGAAGACGAAGCAGTGGACTTGATTATTCAGGGACTATTGTCATGATGAAATTTTATTTACATGTTTTTCTATGGCAAGTGCTGTAACACCCAATAATGAAAGCAATATAAAAAATATCATTGTTTTTATTGAAAGATCACTGCCCTGCTGGCGGCGTAAAAGCAATAATTCAAGATACATGGCATCACTGGACGTAAATTCTTTCTGCTGGGCAACGCGGTTATCAAACTCTTTCAGAATATACTCAATGCCTGCACCCGCCTCATCATAGCGGTCATATCCAGCAAAAATGTGAGGATTTCGCAGTATAATATATACTTGCTGTAATTTGTGGCTATCATCCTGGGTTAAAAGCTTTTCTATTGCTGGTTCAGTAACCACTTTTGAATAGATGCCAGGCAATCCAAAAATAATTCCTGCAACAAACACTGCTATGGAAAAATAAAAATATATTTTACTATCGTCAAATTTCATTGTCCAACCTCTTGTAAATATGTTACTATATCAACGGTTTCATAGTCTGCCTTTTCCACTTTTACCATAACCTCAGGCAAAACCAATGCCGCTTCCTGCTGTTTTATAACTTCATTAATGTCTATCTCCAATTCATTGAACAACGGCTTGATTGCTTCTTCAGATTCATTCTGTGTAATGGGTATCTGTTGTACTTGTTTTGGCAAAAGTTTATCAACAGATACAGTTAATTGCTTAAGAGTACGCTTATCTTCAGTAACTATCGCCACTGTTGCCGTATAGTTTTTTACAACTTTTTTTATGCTGGTGTTTAGTATGGTTACGGTATAGGTAGTAGCAAATACAGGTATATTTTTCTGGAAGACCACCTGTACTGAAAACTCAACATCACCCACATCAACATACTGTGTGCAGGCAGTACATATCACAACTAACAGCGGAATTATGTGTTTTATCATTAGTACCTCGTCTATGGTATTGTGCCGTTATTGTCCTATTGTATAGATTTAGTCAAGTAAAATGTTAAAAAGTACACATTACTACTGTGTTGGGGTGTTTATCGTTGCATTTTTTCTATAATAAATTCAACATTCTTAAAAAATCTTGTGATATCTTTCCCATTCCGTGTTTTAACATAAGCCTTTCCCAAGACTATGTTTTGAAAAAACCGTGGTGGGCTTTCTATAAGCATGCCATCTATGGTATAGACTGGCAAATCTTCTTCATTATAGTCATACGTTGGAACAAGCGTATAAGCTAAAATCTTCCCATAGGCAGGAATTATTCCACTCCATCGTTGCTGTACAAAGTTATAATGTTCTTTTATTATATCCTTCATTGCCTTTTGTTTTTGCTCTATCGATAGCTCATTGAAATTGCTGGGCAGGTTAACCTTTTTTAATAAAAATGATTGTGTTAGTGCACAAATAAATATTGGCGAGGGCTTTGGCTTTTCTGTAACGCAGTATAAGAAGGGTTTAAAGTTTTTATACTCTTCTTCTTTATTTTGCCTTTTTTCTTTTTCCTGCTTCTGTATTTCCTGTGCAATCTCTTCTTTTGTTTCTTGTAACTTTTCAAGTATCTTTTCTTTTGGTTCATCAAGTGCACTGTGTAGATTGCATATGATATGCTCATTAAGTGTAGCCTTATCCAGAAATTCATCAATACGCCGTATACCTTTTGATATATTGTTATATCCCAACCGCCGTGCTACTTCTTTTTTAGAAAGATTTTTTTGGTGCATAATATCATGCATAAATCTGTGAATTGCATACATGGGTATTCCCTCCTTTTTGTAATTATTTTAAACACCACAGAGGATTTAATTTTTTTACATAAGTAATTTTTGTTGATTTGCGGATACTTTAAAAACATTTTCTATAAAACATAGTACATTATTTCACATGCATAATGTAACAAAAGGATGTACACAAGACCAGCAAAGCCCTGCATACATCCTTAATGTCCTTATACTGTAAATCCTGTTTTCACACTTTTACCTTTTTTCATGTACTGCACTTCTTTTTCAAGCGCATCAATGATGGCATCGTGGTTAGTTAAATCATCCATCATTATGATTTTCTGATATACAGCTTTGACATGTCCAGGGGTTAATCCTTCAAGTGCGGTTATTCTTTCCTTTTGCGGCAACGATAGCGGGTTGCTATCGCTTACAAAATAACGCTCATAAAGTTTAACACGCATGTCAGGCTGTACAGGATTAAATTTAATTTTATAAGTAAAACGACGCATGACAGCAGTATCTAAAAGCTCCAGCATATTTGTTGAACACAATAAGACGCCCTTAAAATTTTCCATTTGTACTAACATCTCATTGACAAAGGAAATTTCCCAGGAACGCTGTGCATGCTCACGGCTTGCAAAGAATGTGTCAGCCTCATCAATAAACAGCAGTGCATTGTTTTCGTGCGCTTCTTCAAAGGCCTGACGCATAAGCTTTTCGGTTTCCCCAACATACTTTTCCATGAGATCTGATGCACACTTTATGATAAGCTCTTTGCCTACCTGATTTGCAAGGTATTTGACAAACTCGGTTTTTCCTGTACCTGATGGCCCCCATAGCAGGATAGAAATATTTGTAATATTGCATTGCCCGGCATAATAACGCCTGATAGCCTTTACAACTCCATCAAGATTGATATCAGTGTTGCAGAATGTCAGATCATACTGTGGGGTTAAAGGATTAAGCTTATGGCTATGTATAGTACCAGAAAGATCAGCATGGCGCTGCAACAGCCTTTCCAGTACAGTAACTATCATATCTTCCAATATTATTTTCTGTGAAACCATGGTTTCAACTGTTTTTATACTATTTGCAATTTCTGCAGCGTTGACAGCATATTTATGCGATAGTTCATGGATTATGGTACTGGTGAAATATTTTTCAAGCTTACTGCTCTTTAGTATTCTTTGCCATAGAACAATACGCTGTGCAGAAGTGAAGTGCCTAAATTTTATGCTGTAGTTGAAACGGCGCAATGTTGAAGATGACATCCCATATATAGAATTCGTAATCCATATACACTGTGCAGCACAAGTATCAAGCAAATCATTAATCGTGCCTTTATCGCCTGAATCAAAGGAGAAAAATGATAAAAATGACAGCGTATTAAGAATGGTGTCGGCTTCATCAATAATAAGAATTGCATCATTTTTTTCAGCCATCTTCATAGCTATGGTTATAGCCATAATACGTGAACTTATGCTTTCATGCCTGGTGGTTTCACGCCCACTGGTATAGGTAAGTACAAAGACTTTACGGTGGGTGTTCGCTGCTATGCTTCGTGCAAACTGGGTTTTACCTGTGCCGGGGGTCCCGTATAAAAGGATATTACAGGGTTTTTTGCTTTGTAATAAGCTTGTTACTATAGATTTATCATCATCTGATACACTAAACTCTTGCAATGGTATCGTTGGTTCAGTATCTATTTTAACGTATTTTGTAAGCAGATCTTCACTTGCAACATCATTCAAAAATTCAATAATTTCATCCGACAAAACTATATATTCGTATCCGTCAGGATTTATTGATTCAATGATGCGTGAGGTATATAAAATCCCTTTTTTTGATAGAGACATTTTAACGGCAGAAAGTGACAATCCTGTAGCTATAGCAATACGCTTTTGCAATTCACTGTAATTAACTTCGGATAACAGTTCTTTCAATGGGCTGTTTGGTATTGAAATAGCAATAGCCCATAATTTCATAATGGCACAATCAATGTCAGTAAGTGAAAAAAATTCCATCAGTTTAGCTAAGCGCTCATCTAATTCATTTTTATGCTGTGCAATAGTTTCATATTCTTTTTTTATGAACATAAAAATCTTGTAACGAACAGTTGCCCATTTTTTCTTTTGCACAGCATCCAGTACAATACGCATGATTGTAGAACCTAAGTCTGAAGGATTATACAAGCTCTCTAACGCATCTTTATAGTAATCTGGACCAAATTCATCACGGTTTTTCTTTTCATTTTCCGAAAAAAGTGATTCTATCATCTCTCTGCGGCTTTTTATACTCAAACATTCCATACACAGTGTAAGCAATCGTTCGTTTGGTTCTAAATGCTGTAGTAAATTCATTGTGTATACCATTATCTCTTTGCGTATAGAAGCCTCCAACACTGTCTGT
This region includes:
- a CDS encoding ATP-binding protein, coding for MPLPKSFRSRKLFHSAPQTVLEASIRKEIMVYTMNLLQHLEPNERLLTLCMECLSIKSRREMIESLFSENEKKNRDEFGPDYYKDALESLYNPSDLGSTIMRIVLDAVQKKKWATVRYKIFMFIKKEYETIAQHKNELDERLAKLMEFFSLTDIDCAIMKLWAIAISIPNSPLKELLSEVNYSELQKRIAIATGLSLSAVKMSLSKKGILYTSRIIESINPDGYEYIVLSDEIIEFLNDVASEDLLTKYVKIDTEPTIPLQEFSVSDDDKSIVTSLLQSKKPCNILLYGTPGTGKTQFARSIAANTHRKVFVLTYTSGRETTRHESISSRIMAITIAMKMAEKNDAILIIDEADTILNTLSFLSFFSFDSGDKGTINDLLDTCAAQCIWITNSIYGMSSSTLRRFNYSIKFRHFTSAQRIVLWQRILKSSKLEKYFTSTIIHELSHKYAVNAAEIANSIKTVETMVSQKIILEDMIVTVLERLLQRHADLSGTIHSHKLNPLTPQYDLTFCNTDINLDGVVKAIRRYYAGQCNITNISILLWGPSGTGKTEFVKYLANQVGKELIIKCASDLMEKYVGETEKLMRQAFEEAHENNALLFIDEADTFFASREHAQRSWEISFVNEMLVQMENFKGVLLCSTNMLELLDTAVMRRFTYKIKFNPVQPDMRVKLYERYFVSDSNPLSLPQKERITALEGLTPGHVKAVYQKIIMMDDLTNHDAIIDALEKEVQYMKKGKSVKTGFTV